In a genomic window of Zingiber officinale cultivar Zhangliang chromosome 9B, Zo_v1.1, whole genome shotgun sequence:
- the LOC122024203 gene encoding uncharacterized protein LOC122024203 yields MDDATFNEAHQQHRLLPYQPIQAYDPSQPIFHAAHSAYHHQQHHPYDLHPSDYPYRPYHSIAPPPPAAVSATLPGASQIHAPTALHGDLRLAAPPTHHGAPEPSSFGFSAPLGTNPLASQVPAAWTFGTLDRAALAIPHPQVKLMKLERDKGERSKDLEARDLLVRSIKKTKRKRVGLKGITNNVDA; encoded by the exons ATGGACGACGCCACCTTCAATGAAGCGCATCAGCAGCATCGCCTCCTCCCATACCAGCCGATCCAAGCCTACGATCCCTCCCAGCCGATCTTCCACGCAGCGCACAGCGCCTACCACCACCAACAGCATCACCCCTATGACCTCCACCCCTCCGATTATCCCTACCGCCCCTACCACTCCATCGCTCCGCCGCCTCCAGCTGCGGTCTCCGCCACCCTCCCCGGGGCCTCTCAGATCCACGCCCCCACGGCCCTGCACGGGGATCTCCGCCTGGCAGCGCCGCCGACGCATCACGGGGCCCCAGAGCCATCCTCCTTCGGTTTCTCCGCGCCTCTTGGGACGAATCCCCTGGCGTCTCAAGTGCCGGCGGCGTGGACATTTGGCACGCTCGATCGGGCTGCGTTGGCGATCCCACACCCGCAG GTAAAACTAATGAAATTAGAGCGAGACAAAGGAGAGAGATCAAAAGACCTTGAGGCAAGGGATCTTCTTGTTAGAAGCATCAAGAAGACAAAAAGGAAAAGGGTAGGCTTAAAGGGCATCACTAACAATGTTGATGCTTGA
- the LOC122024201 gene encoding pentatricopeptide repeat-containing protein ELI1, chloroplastic-like, with amino-acid sequence MSAAPLSSALALGGGGGGGGVSYSRDPPPAAQHPLLPSDHAAALIEQCRSTHNLLQLHAAVLRAGLHHHPIVNFKLQRAYSGLGLLDRSLSLLRLTPSPNIYFWTAAIHAHALQGLHGDALLLFSDMLSSSVEPNAFTFSSALKACPLRSGRALHGHSLKLSLHSDPYVATALLDMYARGGDVVSARSLFDALPERRLVSSTAMMTCYSKMGNLDQARKLFDEMGEKDSICWNTMIDGYTQHCQPNHALLLFRKMLRSSVKPNEVTVISVLSAIAQQGSAGVGRWVHSFIDNNPIEFNAKVGTALIDMYWKCGSLEDARAVFDSITDKDVVVWNSMIGGYAMHGYSREALELFSRLRAEGLQPTDITFIGVLNACSHSGLVEEGRELFRSMEKDYGIEPKIEHYGCIVDLLGRAGFVEEAFELVQGMKIPADPVIWGSLLAACRLHNNMALGEKIANFLVSKDLANSGTYILLSNIYAAVGNWEAVGRVRTLMKENGVEKEPGCTSIEVANKVHEFVVGDLSHPRSEEIYMMLEELNGLLRAHGYAPQTELVLHDLEEAAKERVLGVHSEKLAIAFGLISTQPGTTIKIAKNLRVCVDCHTATKLISRITKRKIIVRDRNRFHHFVDGSCSCGDYW; translated from the coding sequence ATGTCAGCGGCCCCATTAAGCTCCGCTCTCGCtctcggcggcggcggcggcggcggcggcgtctcATACTCACGCGACCCTCCTCCGGCGGCGCAGCACCCTCTCCTTCCTTCTGACCACGCCGCCGCCCTAATTGAGCAATGCCGCTCGACACACAACCTCCTCCAGCTCCACGCCGCCGTCCTCCGCGCAGGCCTCCACCACCACCCCATCGTCAACTTCAAGCTCCAGCGCGCCTACTCCGGCCTCGGCCTCCTCGACCGCTCCCTCTCCCTCCTCCGCCTCACTCCCAGCCCCAACATCTACTTCTGGACCGCCGCCATCCACGCCCACGCACTCCAAGGCCTACACGGCGACGCGCTCCTTCTCTTCTCCGACATGCTTTCCTCCTCCGTCGAGCCCAACGCCTTCACCTTCTCTTCCGCCCTCAAGGCTTGCCCTTTGCGCTCGGGTCGTGCTCTCCACGGCCACTCCCTCAAGCTATCTCTCCACTCCGATCCCTACGTCGCCACTGCTCTCCTCGACATGTACGCGCGCGGCGGCGACGTCGTGTCCGCCCGCAGCCTGTTTGATGCATTGCCTGAGAGACGGCTAGTGTCGTCCACGGCCATGATGACCTGCTACTCTAAAATGGGCAATTTGGACCAGGCCCGGAAGTTGTTCGACGAAATGGGCGAGAAAGATTCTATTTGTTGGAACACCATGATCGATGGCTACACCCAGCACTGCCAGCCTAACCATGCCCTGCTATTGTTCAGGAAGATGCTACGGTCGTCGGTGAAACCGAACGAGGTCACGGTGATCTCGGTACTCTCTGCCATTGCCCAGCAGGGCTCTGCAGGGGTGGGCAGATGGGTGCATTCCTTCATAGACAACAATCCCATAGAGTTCAATGCCAAAGTGGGCACTGCATTGATCGACATGTACTGGAAATGCGGCAGCTTGGAAGATGCTCGTGCAGTCTTCGATAGCATCACTGACAAGGATGTTGTTGTTTGGAATTCAATGATCGGAGGCTATGCAATGCATGGGTACAGCCGCGAGGCCCTTGAACTATTCTCTAGACTGCGCGCAGAAGGTCTCCAACCAACAGATATCACATTCATTGGGGTCCTGAATGCTTGTAGCCATTCTGGTTTGGTTGAAGAAGGGCGGGAATTATTCCGCTCGATGGAAAAGGATTACGGGATAGAGCCTAAGATCGAGCACTATGGTTGCATAGTGGATCTTCTCGGTCGTGCTGGGTTTGTGGAAGAAGCTTTTGAGCTTGTTCAAGGGATGAAGATTCCGGCAGACCCAGTGATCTGGGGCTCATTGTTGGCAGCTTGTAGGCTTCATAACAACATGGCCTTGGGGGAGAAGATTGCGAATTTCCTTGTTAGTAAAGACCTTGCAAATTCGGGGACGTACATCCTtctatcaaatatatatgctgcGGTGGGGAATTGGGAAGCTGTGGGTCGAGTGAGGACCTTGATGAAGGAGAATGGAGTGGAGAAAGAGCCCGGCTGTACTTCGATTGAAGTAGCTAACAAAGTGCATGAGTTTGTTGTGGGAGACTTGAGCCATCCAAGAAGCGAAGAGATCTACATGATGTTGGAGGAGCTGAATGGACTTCTCAGAGCTCATGGCTACGCACCGCAAACTGAGCTGGTATTGCATGACTTAGAGGAGGCAGCGAAAGAGAGGGTGCTCGGAGTTCATAGCGAGAAATTGGCAATTGCCTTTGGGCTCATAAGCACTCAACCGGGGACGACAATCAAGATTGCGAAGAACCTCCGTGTTTGCGTAGATTGTCATACGGCCACCAAGTTGATATCTAGGATCACAAAGCGGAAGATCATCGTTCGAGATCGGAATAGGTTCCACCATTTTGTTGATGGCTCATGTTCTTGTGGAGACTATTGGTAA
- the LOC122024202 gene encoding pentatricopeptide repeat-containing protein ELI1, chloroplastic-like, with protein MSAAPLSSALALGGGGAVSYSRDPPPAAQHPLLPSDHAAALIEQCRSTHNLLQLHAAVLRAGLHHHPIVNFKLQRAYSGLGLLDRSLSLLRLTPSPNIYFWTAAIHAHALQGLHGDALLLFSDMLSSSVEPNAFTFSSALKACPLRSGRALHGHSLKLSLHSDPYVATALLDMYARGGDVVSARSLFDAMPERRLVSSTAMMTCYSKMGDLDQARKLFDEMGERDSICWNTMIDGYTQHGQPNQALLLFRKMLRSSVKPNEVTVISVLSAIAQQGSAGVGRWVHSFIDNNPIEFNAKVGTALIDMYWKCGSLEDARAVFDSITDKDVVVWNSMIGGYAMHGYSREALELFSRLRAEGLRPTDITFIGVLNACSHSGLVEEGRELFRSMEKDYGIEPKIEHYGCIVDLLGRAGFVEEAFELVQGMKIPADPVIWGSLLAACRLHNNMALGEKIANFLVSKDLANSGAYILLSNIYAAVGNWEAVGRVRTLMKENGVEKEPGCTSIEVANKVHEFVVGDLSHPRSEEIYMMLEELNALLRAHGYAPQTELVLHDLEEAAKERVLGVHSEKLAIAFGLISTQPGTTIKIAKNLRVCVDCHTATKLISRITKRKIIVRDRNRFHHFVDGSCSCGDYW; from the coding sequence ATGTCAGCGGCCCCATTAAGCTCCGCTCTCGCTctcggcggcggcggcgccgtCTCATACTCACGCGACCCTCCTCCGGCGGCGCAGCACCCTCTCCTTCCTTCTGACCACGCCGCCGCCCTAATTGAGCAATGCCGCTCGACGCACAACCTCCTCCAGCTCCACGCCGCCGTCCTCCGCGCAGGCCTCCACCACCACCCAATCGTCAACTTCAAGCTCCAGCGCGCCTACTCCGGCCTCGGCCTCCTCGACCGCTCCCTCTCCCTCCTCCGCCTCACTCCCAGCCCCAACATCTACTTCTGGACCGCCGCCATCCACGCCCACGCACTCCAAGGCCTCCACGGCGACGCGCTCCTTCTCTTCTCCGACATGCTTTCCTCCTCCGTCGAGCCCAACGCCTTCACCTTCTCTTCCGCCCTCAAGGCTTGCCCTTTGCGCTCGGGTCGTGCTCTCCACGGCCACTCCCTCAAGCTGTCTCTCCACTCCGATCCCTACGTCGCCACTGCTCTCCTCGACATGTACGCGCGCGGCGGCGACGTCGTGTCCGCCCGCAGCCTGTTTGATGCAATGCCTGAGAGACGGCTAGTGTCGTCCACGGCCATGATGACCTGCTACTCTAAAATGGGCGATTTGGACCAGGCCCGGAAGTTGTTCGACGAAATGGGCGAGAGAGATTCTATTTGTTGGAACACCATGATCGATGGCTACACCCAGCACGGCCAGCCTAACCAGGCCCTGCTATTGTTCAGGAAGATGCTACGGTCGTCGGTGAAACCGAACGAGGTCACGGTGATTTCGGTACTCTCTGCCATTGCCCAGCAGGGCTCTGCGGGGGTGGGCAGATGGGTGCATTCCTTCATAGACAACAATCCCATAGAGTTCAATGCCAAAGTGGGCACTGCATTGATCGACATGTACTGGAAATGCGGCAGCTTGGAAGATGCTCGTGCAGTCTTCGATAGCATCACTGACAAGGATGTTGTTGTTTGGAATTCGATGATCGGAGGCTATGCAATGCATGGGTACAGCCGCGAGGCCCTTGAACTATTCTCTAGACTGCGCGCGGAAGGTCTCCGACCAACAGATATCACATTCATTGGGGTCCTGAATGCTTGTAGCCATTCCGGTTTGGTTGAAGAAGGGCGGGAATTATTCCGCTCGATGGAAAAGGATTACGGGATCGAGCCTAAGATCGAGCACTATGGTTGCATAGTGGATCTTCTCGGTCGTGCTGGGTTTGTGGAAGAAGCTTTTGAGCTTGTTCAAGGGATGAAGATTCCGGCAGACCCAGTGATCTGGGGCTCATTGTTGGCAGCTTGTAGGCTTCATAACAACATGGCCTTGGGGGAGAAGATTGCGAATTTCCTTGTTAGTAAAGACCTTGCAAATTCGGGGGCGTACATCCTTCTATCGAATATATATGCTGCGGTGGGGAATTGGGAAGCTGTGGGTCGAGTGAGGACCTTGATGAAGGAGAATGGAGTGGAGAAAGAGCCCGGCTGTACTTCGATTGAAGTAGCTAACAAAGTGCATGAGTTTGTTGTGGGAGACTTGAGCCATCCAAGAAGCGAAGAGATCTACATGATGTTGGAGGAGCTGAATGCACTTCTCAGAGCTCATGGCTACGCACCACAAACTGAGCTGGTATTGCATGACTTAGAGGAGGCAGCGAAAGAGAGGGTGCTCGGAGTTCATAGCGAGAAATTGGCAATTGCCTTTGGGCTCATAAGCACTCAACCGGGGACGACAATCAAGATTGCGAAGAACCTCCGTGTTTGCGTAGATTGTCATACGGCCACCAAGTTGATATCTAGGATCACAAAGCGGAAGATCATCGTTCGAGATCGGAATAGGTTCCACCATTTTGTTGATGGCTCTTGTTCTTGTGGAGACTATTGGTAA